One Maylandia zebra isolate NMK-2024a unplaced genomic scaffold, Mzebra_GT3a scaffold02, whole genome shotgun sequence DNA window includes the following coding sequences:
- the LOC101479122 gene encoding V-set domain containing T-cell activation inhibitor 1 — protein sequence MLSAAVFLCLLVILVSGLKELIVNPGQDAPLQCQGPRDAEITLLEWNRADLKSDDYVFLYRNQRPYENYQHESFKGRVNLMDPSMKDGNVSVTLRNVKLTDTGTYKCQITTKETESVTHECSISLKVTTSDKHTKESQAESKDGGERDTCLSVIIPVLSVFAYY from the exons ATGTTGTCCGCTGCGGTTTTCCTGTGTTTGCTGGTCATCCTGGTTTCCGGATTAAAAG agctcattgTGAATCCTGGACAAGATGCCCCTCTTCAGTGTCAGGGTCCCAGAGATGCAGAGATCACCCTGTTGGAGTGGAACAGAGCTGACCTCAAATCAGATGATTATGTCTTCTTGTACAGAAACCAGCGCCCATATGAAAACTACCAACATGAGTCCTTCAAAGGCCGAGTGAACCTGATGGATCCGTCCATGAAGGATGGAAATGTTTCAGTGACGCTGAGGAACGTCAAGCTCACCGATACAGGAACATACAAGTGTCAGATTACAACCAAGGAAACAGAAAGTGTCACCCATGAGTGCTCCATCAGCCTCAAAGTCACAACCTCAG ATAAACACACCAAGGAGTCCCAGGCTGAGTCCAAGGATGGAGGAGAGAGGGATACGTGTCTGTCTGTCATCATCCCTGTCCTGTCAGTTTTTGCTTATTACTGA
- the LOC101479406 gene encoding low affinity immunoglobulin gamma Fc region receptor III-A-like isoform X1: protein MGKVPLLWLLLLMSLLCHTTNQAHLTVSPSTFQFLKGDFVSLSCEEDDSSAGWTLRRNTSKEARAECDKWGKPAGSSCNISAILPWDSGVYWCESREGPISNMVNLTVTGGSVILQSPVLPVMEGDDVTLLCKTKTTPSNLPAAFYKDGSLIRKQPTGHMTIQHVSRSDEGLYKCDISGHGESPSSWITVTGSSTSPLPSASTASLSSSFSSTPQHSSVPLAVLALVPSIIGVLLLVVLVVQVRRCVQRKPEDRDPAAAATSSSVRRTSADGRDESNRKRESDSAAVQRTADITYGDITIRTNSRHRDLPPEPAIIYSSLKPSHTPSPQLNQSTQ, encoded by the exons ATGGGAAAAGTACCTCTTCTGTGGCTGCTCC ttctAATGTCATTGCTCTGCCACACAACAAATCAAG CTCAtctgactgtgagtcccagcaCCTTTCAATTCCTCAAAGGagactttgtgtctctgagctgtgaggaggacgacagctctgctggatggactctgaggagaaacacaagcaaagaAGCCAGAGCTGAGTGTGACAAGTGGGGAAAACCAGCTGGTTCTTCTTGTAACATCAGTGCCATCCTCCCATGGgacagtggagtttactggtgtgagtccagagagggtcccatcagtaacatggttaacctgacagtcactg gtggatcagtgatcctgcagagtcctgtcctccctgtgatggagggagatgacgtcactctgctctgtaaaacaaagaccactccctccaacctcccagctgctttctataaagatggctccctcatcaggaagcagcctacaggtcacatgaccatccagcatgtttccaggtctgatgaaggcctctacaagtgtgacatcagcggtcatggagagtctccatccagctggatcactgtcacag GTTCTTCCACCTCTCCTCTTCCATCAGCCTCCActgcctccctctcctcctcattTTCCTCTACTCCTCAGCACTCCTCTGTTCCTCTCGCTGTGCTGGCCCTTGTTCCCTCCATAATTGGAGTGCTGCTGCTGGTTGTACTGGTTGTACAGGTGAGACGATGTGTCCAGAGGAAACCTGAAG ACAGAGATCCTGCAGCAGCTGCTACCTCCTCATCAGTGAGAAGAACTTCAGCAGATGGTCGAGACGAGTCAAACCGAAAAAGAG AGAGCGATTCAGCTGCAGTGCAGAGAACAGCTGACATCACTTATGGAGACATCACCATCAGGACAAACAGCAGACACAGAG atctTCCACCAGAGCCAGCCATCATCTACTCCTCACTGAAGCCGAGCCACACACCTTCACCACAGCTTAACCAGTCTACCCAGTGA
- the LOC101479406 gene encoding low affinity immunoglobulin gamma Fc region receptor III-like isoform X2 codes for MGKVPLLWLLPHLTVSPSTFQFLKGDFVSLSCEEDDSSAGWTLRRNTSKEARAECDKWGKPAGSSCNISAILPWDSGVYWCESREGPISNMVNLTVTGGSVILQSPVLPVMEGDDVTLLCKTKTTPSNLPAAFYKDGSLIRKQPTGHMTIQHVSRSDEGLYKCDISGHGESPSSWITVTGSSTSPLPSASTASLSSSFSSTPQHSSVPLAVLALVPSIIGVLLLVVLVVQVRRCVQRKPEDRDPAAAATSSSVRRTSADGRDESNRKRESDSAAVQRTADITYGDITIRTNSRHRDLPPEPAIIYSSLKPSHTPSPQLNQSTQ; via the exons ATGGGAAAAGTACCTCTTCTGTGGCTGCTCC CTCAtctgactgtgagtcccagcaCCTTTCAATTCCTCAAAGGagactttgtgtctctgagctgtgaggaggacgacagctctgctggatggactctgaggagaaacacaagcaaagaAGCCAGAGCTGAGTGTGACAAGTGGGGAAAACCAGCTGGTTCTTCTTGTAACATCAGTGCCATCCTCCCATGGgacagtggagtttactggtgtgagtccagagagggtcccatcagtaacatggttaacctgacagtcactg gtggatcagtgatcctgcagagtcctgtcctccctgtgatggagggagatgacgtcactctgctctgtaaaacaaagaccactccctccaacctcccagctgctttctataaagatggctccctcatcaggaagcagcctacaggtcacatgaccatccagcatgtttccaggtctgatgaaggcctctacaagtgtgacatcagcggtcatggagagtctccatccagctggatcactgtcacag GTTCTTCCACCTCTCCTCTTCCATCAGCCTCCActgcctccctctcctcctcattTTCCTCTACTCCTCAGCACTCCTCTGTTCCTCTCGCTGTGCTGGCCCTTGTTCCCTCCATAATTGGAGTGCTGCTGCTGGTTGTACTGGTTGTACAGGTGAGACGATGTGTCCAGAGGAAACCTGAAG ACAGAGATCCTGCAGCAGCTGCTACCTCCTCATCAGTGAGAAGAACTTCAGCAGATGGTCGAGACGAGTCAAACCGAAAAAGAG AGAGCGATTCAGCTGCAGTGCAGAGAACAGCTGACATCACTTATGGAGACATCACCATCAGGACAAACAGCAGACACAGAG atctTCCACCAGAGCCAGCCATCATCTACTCCTCACTGAAGCCGAGCCACACACCTTCACCACAGCTTAACCAGTCTACCCAGTGA
- the LOC106675596 gene encoding uncharacterized protein LOC106675596, whose translation MGQTRLLWPLCLMSLLCCTTNQVHLSVSPSSSQFFEYEFVSLSCEEDDSSAGWTLRRNTSTETRAECEEWGAAADSSCIFNALATLDSGVYWCESREGPISNMVKLTVTGGSVILQSPVLPVMEGDDVTLLCKTKTTPSNLTAAFYKDGSLIRKQPTGHMTIQHVSRSDEGLYKCDISGHGESPSSWITVTGSSTSPPPSASTASFSSSFSSTPPSQRSSPPLSVLVSVPFIFGLLMLVVLVVLVRRCVQRKPEERDPAAAASYSSVKRTAANHRKESNSKREQDPAPDATYSLVERTTANSQYESNVTRESDPAAVYSLLYGTADVSYAQIAIRTNSSHRDFQKDSAVIYSSLKQTHTPSPQFNQSDQ comes from the exons ATGGGACAAACACGTCTTCTGTGGCCGCTCT GCCTGATGTCGCTGCTCTGCTGCACAACTAACCAAG TTCATTTAAGtgtgagtcccagcagctctcagttcttTGAATATGagtttgtgtctctgagctgtgaggaggacgacagctctgctggatggactctgaggagaaacacaagcacaGAAACCAGAGCTGAATGTGAGGAGTGGGGAGCAGCAGCTGATTCTTCCTGTATCTTCAATGCCCTTGCCACCTTGgacagtggagtttactggtgtgagtccagagagggtcccatcagtaacatggttaagctgacagtcactg gtggatcagtgatcctgcagagtcctgtcctccctgtgatggagggagatgacgtcactctgctctgtaaaacaaagaccactccctccaacctcacagctgctttctataaagatggctccctcatcaggaagcagcctacaggtcacatgaccatccagcatgtttccaggtctgatgaaggcctctacaagtgtgacatcagcggtcatggagagtctccatccagctggatcactgtcacag GGTCTTCcacctctcctcctccatcagCTTCCACtgcctctttctcctcctcGTTTTCCTCTACTCCTCCTTCTCAgcgctcctctcctcctctctctgtgcTGGTTTCTGTTCCCTTCATATTTGGGCTGCTAATGCTGGTTGTACTGGTTGTACTGGTTAGGCGATGTGTCCAGAGGAAACCTGAAG AGAGAGATCCTGCAGCTGCTGCCTCCTACTCATCAGTGAAAAGAACAGCAGCAAACCACCGAAAGGAATCAAACAGCAAACGAG agcaaGATCCTGCACCAGATGCCACCTACTCCTTAGTGGAAAGAACAACAGCAAACAGCCAGTATGAGTCAAATGTGACCAGAG AGAGCGATCCCGCTGCAGTTTATTCTTTACTGTATGGAACAGCTGATGTCAGCTATGCACAGATCGCCATCAGGACAAACAGCAGTCACAGAG actttCAAAAAGACTCAGCCGTCATCTACTCCTCGCTGAAGCAGACCCACACACCTTCACCACAGTTTAACCAGTCTGACCAGTGA